The Styela clava chromosome 10, kaStyClav1.hap1.2, whole genome shotgun sequence genome window below encodes:
- the LOC120328174 gene encoding armadillo-like helical domain containing protein 1 codes for MSQSQAALSKIQTILSVWDQGSPSSRNEILLNFLNNNKGKTAPELDQEYGLAASLFLSRISAWLRLTYLVGTCVGTQLKALNIFVSATSGHEFMEEFIEVGGILTLLEIISLKQSKETDKGEALKLLAVIAGSGRHHKEIICESFGIRAIAECLARAKSEDTQDNARILLQLLAQGNPKYEVQVYKGLIALLPSTSPKAQQMALQTLRIVQVIVKSANPSLVEPLINLLSTVHLEVQYEAIEFIRELMNYEVQDQLLESLVRSLRPTREEIIAKNKQLADALSDAPDFKAPLPAFVKQASSAKTIGILCRDSSDLAEKLLRLRMVHHVMYAMGNTDFADSQRQSSLTLEYLVRIFPSVNEAVKQAMGEELYELFMENPENLYIKLNAVQADVLVSNKVNIPAASSGT; via the exons ATGTCACAAAGCCAGGCGGCTCTTTCCAAGATACAAACAATTCTTTCTGTTTGGGATCAAGGATCGCCTTCTTCCAGAAATGAAATTCTTctaaattttttaaacaataacAAG GGTAAAACAGCTCCAGAACTGGATCAAGAATATGGGTTAGCTGCAAGTTTGTTTTTATCCAGAATATCTGCATGGTTACGACTCACTTATTTAGTTGGTACTTGTGTTGGAACTCAGTTGAAagcattgaatatttttgtctcAGCTACTAGTGG gcATGAATTCATGGAAGAATTTATTGAAGTTGGTGGAATTTTAACATTACTTGAAATAATTAGTCTGAAACAATCAAAGGAAACTGATAAAGGCGAAGCATTAAAGTTACTTGCAGTTATTGCAGGATCTGGACGCCATCACAAAGAAATCATCTGTGAAAgttttg gtaTAAGGGCAATTGCTGAATGTTTAGCAAGAGCAAAATCAGAAGATACTCAAGATAATGCTCGAATTCTATTACAG CTACTGGCTCAAGGAAATCCAAAGTATGAGGTTCAAGTTTATAAAGGATTAATTGCTCTTCTTCCGTCAACCTCACCGAAAGCACAGCAAATGGCATTGCAAACGTTGCG AATTGTTCAGGTGATCGTAAAATCAGCGAATCCAAGTTTAGTTGAACCACTCATTAATTTATTATCAACTGTTCATCTTGAGGTTCAGTATGAAG caatTGAATTTATTCGAGAACTGATGAATTACGAAGTACAAGATCAATTGCTGGAAAGTTTAGTACGATCATTACGTCCTACAAGAGAGGAAATTATAGCAAAGAACAAGCAATTAGCAG ATGCTCTGTCTGATGCACCAGACTTCAAAGCACCCTTGCCTGCTTTCGTAAAGCAAGCATCCTCAGCAAAGACTATTGGTATATTATGTCGTGATTCATCAGATCTTGCGGAAAAACTGCTTCGGTTAAGAATGGTTCATCATGTCATGTATGCGATGGGAAACACTGATTTTGCGGACAGTCAAAGGCAATCTTCTTTAACATTGGAG TATCTGGTTCGGATATTCCCGTCAGTGAATGAAGCAGTAAAGCAAGCCATGGGTGAAGAACTTTATGAATTATTTATG GAAAATCCAGAGaatctttacatcaagttaaaCGCTGTCCAGGCAGATGTTTTGGTGTCAAATAAAGTTAATATTCCCGCTGCATCATCGGGAACGTAA